In Polyangiaceae bacterium, a genomic segment contains:
- a CDS encoding WD40 repeat domain-containing protein, which yields MADRDALTQFAPYVVDVMNEADLTPRRLGAPGEKNDYVDLAWSPDGRWLAYSNDEGYIVADADNDFVEAWRGSCSAAPVWSVSIRLAACIDSADDALRMLDANSGVTLAAIPVAGWLYPRDYAWSPAEDRLAFVRDIEGSQLSTLSILESDGEEHAVPMAALKYLRFQWSLDGRWLAFEGKDDDGESAWVVDTRQPALPPQPVGASNGQMTWGRGSLILRHGKVLSAVDASRSPIETTVISDALYGFWISRDGSVLAYATPKGLTFASLSAGRITMLSTAPIGDAAEVLIAGQNALVISQQHPKYARHVTTHGGPVSYFGSSGERMDESALSPDGRRALLALANETRSRLLRVDFESMSSHTVFESKNGIGALQWVAPQRYSFEVGAALYLGFASNKAPILLHGPYSNLRDLGQVKWQPMERDR from the coding sequence GTGGCAGATCGCGACGCGCTCACGCAGTTTGCGCCGTACGTCGTGGACGTGATGAACGAAGCGGATCTGACGCCGCGGCGGTTGGGGGCACCAGGGGAAAAGAACGACTACGTCGACCTGGCCTGGTCGCCCGATGGACGGTGGCTCGCGTACAGCAATGACGAGGGATACATAGTCGCAGATGCGGACAACGACTTCGTCGAGGCGTGGCGTGGCTCCTGCAGCGCGGCACCTGTGTGGTCCGTGTCAATACGGCTTGCCGCGTGCATCGACAGCGCAGATGACGCACTCCGGATGCTCGACGCCAATAGCGGTGTCACCCTTGCCGCCATCCCCGTTGCCGGTTGGCTCTACCCCAGAGACTACGCGTGGTCGCCGGCCGAGGACCGCCTGGCGTTCGTGCGTGACATCGAGGGTAGTCAACTGTCCACGCTCTCCATCCTGGAGTCAGACGGTGAAGAGCACGCGGTGCCGATGGCGGCGCTGAAGTATCTGCGCTTTCAGTGGTCCTTGGATGGCCGTTGGTTGGCGTTCGAAGGCAAGGACGACGATGGTGAGAGCGCGTGGGTCGTCGACACGCGCCAGCCCGCGCTGCCTCCACAGCCCGTGGGTGCCAGCAACGGTCAGATGACGTGGGGCCGCGGGTCGCTCATCTTGAGGCACGGCAAGGTCCTGTCTGCAGTCGACGCGAGTCGGAGCCCGATCGAGACGACGGTGATCTCCGACGCCCTGTACGGGTTCTGGATTTCCCGCGATGGCTCCGTGCTCGCGTACGCCACGCCGAAGGGATTGACCTTCGCATCTCTCTCGGCAGGTCGAATCACGATGCTTTCGACTGCCCCGATCGGGGATGCGGCAGAAGTCCTGATCGCTGGCCAGAACGCGCTGGTCATATCTCAGCAGCATCCCAAGTACGCGCGGCACGTGACAACCCACGGCGGACCGGTGTCCTACTTCGGGTCGTCGGGGGAGCGGATGGACGAGTCGGCGCTGTCTCCGGACGGCCGCCGCGCGCTGCTCGCGCTGGCGAACGAGACACGCTCGCGTCTGCTGCGCGTCGACTTCGAGTCCATGTCGAGTCACACGGTGTTCGAAAGCAAGAACGGCATCGGTGCGCTCCAGTGGGTGGCGCCCCAGCGCTACTCCTTCGAGGTGGGGGCGGCGTTGTATCTCGGCTTTGCTTCGAACAAAGCGCCGATTCTCCTCCACGGCCCGTACTCCAACCTGCGGGACCTCGGGCAAGTGAAGTGGCAACCGATGGAAAGGGATCGCTAG
- a CDS encoding nucleotidyl transferase AbiEii/AbiGii toxin family protein produces MLKLLCANRPPDSYLAGGAALHLEPQSKRYSNDLDFFQDSEARVASAFAQDRETLEAAGLELDVLIEQPGFIRAIVKQDPDATKVDWAQDSAWRFLPTIQHEVAGYQLHPMDLAINKLLALAGRNEPRDFLDIMEVHRRVLPLGALCWAASGKDPGFTPALLLDLLRRRGTVRTEDLKRLHLTGAPDLAELKREWLTALDEADAFVRSRPPDELGCLYYSKSRGAFVGNPAAVPDARPHFGRPGGVLPRVVDD; encoded by the coding sequence GTGTTGAAGCTGCTCTGCGCGAATCGCCCGCCAGACAGCTATCTGGCGGGCGGCGCGGCGCTGCACTTGGAGCCGCAGTCCAAGCGCTACAGCAACGACCTGGACTTCTTCCAAGACTCCGAGGCGCGTGTCGCTTCCGCCTTTGCGCAAGATCGCGAGACCTTGGAGGCCGCCGGCCTCGAGCTGGATGTGCTGATCGAGCAGCCGGGTTTCATCCGCGCCATCGTGAAGCAGGACCCAGACGCCACGAAAGTGGACTGGGCACAAGATAGCGCCTGGAGATTCTTGCCAACCATCCAACACGAAGTGGCCGGATACCAGCTGCATCCGATGGATCTCGCCATCAACAAGCTCTTGGCGCTCGCCGGCAGGAACGAGCCTCGCGACTTCTTGGACATCATGGAGGTCCATCGTCGCGTTTTGCCGCTGGGCGCACTGTGCTGGGCCGCGAGCGGGAAGGATCCGGGTTTCACTCCAGCCCTGCTATTGGACCTGCTACGCCGTCGAGGCACCGTACGTACGGAGGACCTGAAGCGCCTGCACCTCACGGGAGCGCCAGACCTCGCAGAGCTGAAGCGGGAGTGGCTCACGGCGTTGGACGAAGCCGATGCGTTCGTTCGCTCCCGGCCGCCGGACGAGCTGGGTTGCCTCTACTACTCGAAGTCGCGCGGAGCGTTCGTGGGCAATCCGGCGGCCGTGCCCGACGCGAGGCCCCACTTCGGGCGACCCGGTGGCGTGCTTCCCCGCGTGGTCGACGACTGA